TCATATcctattaataaataaaataaaaattattttatttttaatttataaattttattatcgttaatatattttttttttttttttattattatttttttttttttttttcacatttTAATAACGTGGCAAATAAAATGGTTTGATGTACTGATGAAAAGCAATATCTCTATCAGTAatagtttttctttttccatGAGCAGCCATTATAGCACAATCGGTCATTATAATATTCATGTAGCATTCAAAAGCAGTACGAAGAGCATGAATAGCACCGACACTCATTCTATAGCTTTTAGGATCGGTCCAAGCCCACAAAATCTGTCTTTTGATTTCTCTCAAAACTAAATTTCTTCTCTTAATTGGTTTTTGGGGATCATTAAAAGCTGGAGGTGAAACTGTTGGTCATCAGAagataatggtgataatgatgatggtgataattgTTGATGGAAAGATCTCTGTAATCTTTTTTGCCTGCCCCTTGTTggattcattttttatttttttttttttgtaaataaaattcctttatttattttttttttttattattttttttttttttattattttgttattttttttataattattatttttataattattcccattgaaatctaaaatttgaactaatgaaaaaaagaaatgtttttcatatttttatatctttttttttttttatatcgagaaaaaattaaaaaatgtttaaataaaaaagatttttggtagtttttttttaatgatgttccttgaaatttttattatattaacacttgtcatattattattaacacttgtcatttttattattttttttatttttatttttttattttctttttttttttcccaatgGGCCAAAagactttaaaaaaaaaagataattaattttatttaaaataaaaatcaattatcagctatgatttttgaaattattttattttaaaataatattttctacttattattattttttttaattgattatcacCACAATGACTGTTGTCAAACATCACTGGTCCAAATCTCTGGTGGATTTAGTGATTGAAATGGCGAAAATGTCCAAACCATACATTTTCTATAATCTGAAACTGTTGCAGCAAATATGTCTACCATCTTTTGACCATTTGATACtgtaaattgattttgaatgtgctcatttaattgaatgtattaattttggtgttgttgttcttttgtTACTTATATCATCAGAATCATCCTCCATAAGCTCATAAGATATTGGTTCCATAttctataattttatattttaatctCCACCACATGTAGCTAATCTTTTACCATCAGGgtagtaataaataaaaatataggTGTTgctatttgattttattgaaaatagaaaaagattggaaaattataatttcatatttttgttagtttttttttttaattccattTAGCATTATGATAAACCCAATAAGGTTTTAGAATTATCATTGATATTTGtgaaaaatgattaaaaaaaaaaaaaaaaaaaaaacatttcaaataaatatcaaataCACACGTGTGtaccattaaataaaataaatatttaaaaaaaaaaaaaaagaaaaaaaaaaaaataaaaaaaaaaaagcaaaccAATTTTGATTTGAGTTgtttagaaaattaaaaatctacAACAACCGTTagttatataaatattattattttatttttatttttattttatttttatttttatttatttacaaaagagtctatatatatatgaattataaaaattattgtatAATACATTTTGAAGTATtcgatgttgttgttgttggatcATTTAAAACACCATCTTTACAATATAAATGACAACGTACTACctgtttaaatatttcattaaCACCCTGATTACAAAGTGAAGAACATTCTAAATACATAGTtgctttaatttcttttgataatGCTAAACCTTGTTTATATGAAATTGGTGgcatttgattattttcttttaataaatttatagtATTTTCATCTTCACGTAAATCACATTTTGTTCCTAATAAAATGATTGGTGTATGAATTGATGGTGCATATTGTCTAATTTCAGGTATCCatttttttgaaacattttcaaatgatgttggtgaatcaattgaaaaacataATATAATCACATTAGTATTTGGATAGGTTGATGGACGAGTATTATCAAATTCTGCCAATGCTGATGAATCCCAAAATCCAACATGACATACTTGTTTATTATATTCTATATCTAATGAAGTTGCATCAACATGTGATGGTACATAACCTGTTGGAAATGAACCTGTTGAATATGTCATCATCATTGTAGTTTTTCCAGTTTTACTATCACCTAATACTAATAACTTTATATATGAtcttatataaatattacattttaaaattactatataattagtaaattttaaatgataaactaataaaaataataataatattacttttgcattgtttaaatttcttgtttaaattaaaaaaaaaaaaaagtaaaaaattaaaattaaaaaaaataaaaaaaaaaacacaaagaaacgaaaaaaaaaaaaaattaaattaaaaataaaaaatcttctTTGAAAATATCCAACTCacttttcaaaataaaaaatttttaatagaaataaaaaaaaagccagtaataaaataattttccaaCGTTCAAAAAAGCTATTTTTAAActtcaattcttttttaaaaaaaacaaaatttaaaaaaaaaatttgtgtttatttttttgaaaaaaaatgcatttaaaaataaaattaaaaaaaaagaaaaaaataataatgatgatgataaaaatgatcCAAAAAAACAGCTATTTTTAAActtcaattcttttttaaaaacaaaatttaaaaaaaaaattaaatttaagtGTTtacttttttgaaaaaaatgcatttaaaaataaaattaaaaaaaaagaaaaaaataataatgatgatgataataatgatccaataaaaaaaaaagttattttttattttttattttttttattcccttctcaataatattataaaaaaatttcaaaagagCCCAACAATGGATTAAGAATAAGATTTAGAGTTggttaaaagaaaaataagttttcaaaaaattgatttaatttttatttttttttttttttttaatttttttttttttttttttttacaaaatttttgGAATTCATGGTATAAAaacacacttttttttttttttttttttaatttgttctaGATTTCTTTGCGATATAAAGTGgcaaaataaaacaaaacaaaatgagTCAAAAAAGTGTGTGCGTTACTTATTTATTATGGCTATTTTTTGGgtaaaaaagtttatattaaaaaaaaaaaaaaaaaaaaaa
This region of Dictyostelium discoideum AX4 chromosome 3 chromosome, whole genome shotgun sequence genomic DNA includes:
- the racI gene encoding Rho GTPase, yielding MQKSYIKLLVLGDSKTGKTTMMMTYSTGSFPTGYVPSHVDATSLDIEYNKQVCHVGFWDSSALAEFDNTRPSTYPNTNVIILCFSIDSPTSFENVSKKWIPEIRQYAPSIHTPIILLGTKCDLREDENTINLLKENNQMPPISYKQGLALSKEIKATMYLECSSLCNQGVNEIFKQVVRCHLYCKDGVLNDPTTTTSNTSKCIIQ
- the H3v2 gene encoding histone H3 domain-containing protein, translated to MTSVNNNMTSRRNLVLREIKRQILWAWTDPKSYRMSVGAIHALRTAFECYMNIIMTDCAIMAAHGKRKTITDRDIAFHQYIKPFYLPRY